From the Manis pentadactyla isolate mManPen7 chromosome 15, mManPen7.hap1, whole genome shotgun sequence genome, the window ATGGACCAAAACTCAGCTATTCTCCACTAGAGGTCACAACCTCAAAGGGAGAGGACCCCTAGGATTCCCATATTTTaagaaaggaggaaactgagactctgaGAGGGGTGtttcttgcccaagatcacacagctaggaagcagGAGAGTGGGTTATACAGTCAGCCAGGCTGGCCCTCTCCAGTCCCTGCCTGTACCCTTGACCCTGGTGTTGTATCAGGAAATCCACTCCCATCCAAGACTAtctaatgttaaaaaaataaaggccaGTGGATCTAGGAAGTATCTTACTGATAGTCCATGGAAGAATCTAGAGACAATAGCCAATTTGGGGTCCATGTGGAGGGAAGGGGATCTAGCTCATTAACTCCCTGACATCTCTCCAGGTGGCCTCTAAGCCTTCTCCCCATCTAGACTTCAGCTCCTTCTTCTGTAAGGCAGATAAAAAGACCATGCATGGAACCCATGAGCTTGGAGCCTGGCACAGAAACTCACTCAGTAATCAAGAGCTTTTTATTAAATAATCTTTGGAAACTTCTTACTCAATCCCCAGGTTTCTGGATTGAAACCCCAGCACTACCCCTTCCAAGCTGTGACCTTGGGGAACTCTTTGCCTCATTCTTCCCATCCAGAAAATGGGGGGCTTATTTCCAGTCTGGAATGGAAGCTGTGAGAGTGAGCTGACGCATatggcacagtgcccagcacactgaACTTGGTCGCCTCTTCAGTAAGGCCTTCTTGACGCCCCGCCATTAAAATAGTACTCCTGACCCTCTCTTTTAACTTTCTTGAAGAGTGTCAGAGAATCCTCATGCACTCATCATCCAATCCACAGGTTTTCCACACTTCTAGTCTGCCCACCCACCCTTCTGAACGTCAGCTCCCCCAGAAACAGGGAGTTTTGCCTGTCTGATTACTGTATGTAATCTACTGGAATAGAGCCTTTCCCACAGGTGTCCAACTGGCAGCCGTGAACAGGAACTGCTGACTTTTTGCCCATCTCACTaacacccagattttctcttccGTAGAACGTAAGGACCCAAAGGCCTTGAGCTGCCTCCGCTGCGGCAGAGAGTTCATGGGGGCCTGGAAACTGCTGCGCCACGCCCAGTGGGACCACGGACTGTCCATCTACCAGACAGAGGTCGAGGCCCCAGAGGCCCCGCTGCTAGGCCTGGCAGAGGTGGCTGCAGCCATGTCGGCAGTGGTGGGGCTGGAAGCCGAGGCCCAGGGCTCCCAGGTGAGCAGCGTGCCCCGGCGGAGTTCTACCTGCCCTGTGTGCAAGAAGACCCTCAGCTCCTTCAGCAACCTTAAGGTGCACATGCGCTCGCACACAGGCGAGCGGCCCTACGCCTGTGACCAGTGTCCCTATACCTGTACCCAGAGCAGCAAGCTCAACCGCCATAAGAAGACCCACCGGCAGCTACTGCCTCAGATCCCCTGCACGGCTACTGCCAGTCAGGAGCAGGCCTCTGCCACCGCCCCTCCAGAGCCAGCTGCCCATGCTGCTGCCCCGGCCAGTACCCTCCCATGCCGCGGTGGCGAGGGGGCTGGAGCTGCTGCTACAGCAGGAGTCCAGGAACCCGGGGCTCCTGGCGGTGGGGCTCAGGTGGGCCCTGGCGGGGACCGCTGGGGAGCTACCACCAAGGAACAGAGACCTGACCCTGCAAAGAGCCAGAAAACATCCCCCAAGAAGACGCCCAAGCCAGTGGGCAAGAGCCGTGGGCCCGGGGGCAGCTGCGAGTTCTGCGGGAAGCACTTCACCAACAGTAGCAACCTGACGGTGCACCGGCGCTCCCACACGGGCGAGCGGCCCTACACCTGCGAGCTCTGCTCCTACGCCTGTGCCCAGAGCAGCAAGCTCAACCGCCACCGCCGCATGCACGGCCTGGGCCCCGGCTGCACCCGCTTCGAGTGCCCCCACTGCTGTGTGCCTTTCGGCCTGCGTGCCACCCTGGACAAACACCTGCGGCAGAAGCATCccgaggtgggtggggaggcctAGCAGCAAAAATGTCCTCTCTGCTGTCCCTGGAACCCTGTTGCTCCTGTTGATCTCCTGTTCTTCCCCTGCTACAAGTAAACTCTCCCTGCCTTGTTACATACACATCTGGACTCCAGCTTTCTTCTTGGGCTGTctgaggtggggcaggaggcTTCCCTCTTTGGAGTGGACAGCTGGACAGACCGGTTTGGAACGAGGGGGTGAGGGGAAAGGCCGGCCCCCAGTGCCCGGGGCACAACAAGACTGGCACAGAAAGCTGTGCTCCCAGTTCCTGGTGTGGGCGAGGCCAGGGCAGGGGCCGAGGTGAGAGCAGGGAGAAGCCTGGACCTGTCACCAGGGGCCCCTGGGCAAAGTCCTGGCCCTCCTCTGTGCTGGGTGCAGGGCCCTTTCCCACAGCAGTGCCTCTGCCCTCCCAGAGCGGCAGCAGGCGCGGTTCTGATTAACAAGGAAGGAGCTGCTGCTTAAGAGATTTGGGTGTGTCTTCCCACTGACCCCGACCTAGAACCCAGCAagctccctccccagccactggCTGGTGGGCCTGGGGTTTGGGAGTCCTGCACCAGCCACACAGACAGGACAGTGAGACCAGTGAAGGGAATTAAATAACGagtcattttatttcattcatcgGTGATAAAACCAGCAGCATCACAGCCAGAGCCCTCACCCAACCCTGCCCCCCAGGCCTCTGCCTAATGTCGGTAATGGGGGCTTCGCGACCGGGACCGTGAGCgcctggagagagagaagggaggcgCCCCATGAGTGCTGGGCTGGAAACTGGGAACCACACTGTGCTCACGTGGACGCATGCACCAATGTGCTTGGGGACCACTGGGACTTTGGCGAGGGGGCAGTCTGCTGCAGAGGCAGGATGTTCCCAGCCAGCCCCCCAAGACCAGGCACACAGGGTGGGGACCACCTGGTCAGGATGCTGGGCTGGCTTGCTTACCTTCGTGAAGAGCTGTATTCTCGAcctgaaaagaaagaagagtGGGTGTTAAGGCAAATGCCGGGGCCTAGGAGCAGGCCCCAGGGCTGGACTTCCAGCACTTCCAGCCAGTCTGCCCCACAGCAGTGCTGGGCACAAGCAGGGCTTCTTAGTCCTGTATTCCCATGTGACTGAAGCAATCATACCATGTGTACGTGTCTTAATTTGTTACTTATGGAGACACAGGCTAGTGTGAAAATGTAACCATGGGTTTTGTGACCGGGTCTTGAGGTCCCTGTTTTAATGCCCTGGAGCTTCCAGCCCAGGTGGCTCTCCTGCCCGAGGGGGGACACTCACTGTAACGGGGGGAGGGCGAGCGGCTCTGTCGGCTGTACTGCCGCTcccattcctctctctccttctctcggCGTTCCCGCTCCCTGCAGCGGGGAAGGGGGGGAACCCGGGAGAGGGGTGAGCCTGCCCAAGAACCATGAACCCCGGGGCCTGCTGCCCCAGGCAGGTGCTTCCAACAACCTAGTCCACGTGGAAGAGCGAACTGGGGGGGACAGGGAGGTAGCACTACATCCTCGCTTGGAAATGAGGAGGACATGGAGCTCAGGGAGGACACTGGCCAGGGCAAAGCCAGGTATGAACCCCCGTCAGCCCTGCTCTggaagacagacacagacacacacacacaaaacacacgcacacacacaggagaGTTGGCTCACTTCCTGTCACCCTGGGGGCAGGTTCAGAGCACAGGGACATACATGCTAAGTGCTTCACTGGCCTTTGTCAGAATGACGGATTTGTAACCCCAAGGGCTACATTTATCGGGCACCTTCTCCATGCCTGGCACCAATCTCGGTGAATCCTCTGAGTGAGCCTGTGATGAGCAACAACTATTCCATCCCCATTTAGGAGATgacaaactgaggctcagacaagGTTAAGGCCCACAGCTGCGGGGTAGCAGAGACAGGATCAGAACCACATCTGACCACACCCCTGAGTccctgggctcagctgggcacTGTTCCTCCACCTCCTGATGGAAGCACGTGGCATCCTTGGAAGCCCAACACACCACAGGTGTGTAATAAACGACAACTAACAGCCACTACAGTGCAGGTATCCCGTATTAAGCTTtcccacatgccaggcactacGCTAGCAGCCTTAGAGCAGGATCCCGAGGAGGGGGATGCGCTACTGTATCTGTCtccaagaggaagaggaaggattCCGGCTCTGAGAGATTAAGTTGCTTGTCCAAAAAACACAGCAAGTAGAAGGTGGAACCAGAAACAAGTGACAGGTGACACAGCCCAGCCACTGACCGACTCCCCTCCTTGCCAAACACCAAGCACTTTGAACACCGGCAGTTCTACCCATGGGCAGAAGAGGCTGAGGCCTTGCAGGCACCAATGCCCCAGCTACCCTGTGAGGTCAGCACCAAGGACAATCCTCGCTTCAGAGTATGAAGTGAGGCTCCTTGAAGGCCAGCAGCTTCCCCAGGGCCAGTTGGAGTGAAGCAGAGCTGGGCCTGGACCCTGCATCTGTCTGACCCAGGCTCTGAGCTACTCAACTGTGCAGTGTAACTGAAATGAGAAGAGAagtaggagagaggagagaagcccTGTCTCCTAGCACTGGGTCAGAGCCTGCCATGTGGCTGGCTGGAGTTCAGCCATTCCCCAAACATTTACAGAGCACCACCTCAGtgttccaggggctgagcacaCAGTGGAGCCCAGCAGCCAGACCCCATGTCTCAGGAGACACCAACAGtaagtgaagaaataaaacacagtgCACGCCAGGGGAGGGTTAGTGCTCTGCAGAAAAGAGAGCAGGGTTGGAGAATGGAACGGAGGATTAATGGGTACCCTGGACAGGATGGTTGGGGAACCTCACCCACCCAGTGAAGCGAGGGAGAGGCCGGGTGGGTGTCTGGGAAGGAGCCTGCCGGGCTGCGAGAACAGCACAGGCTGCAGTGGCTGGAGTAAGCAGGAGATGCAGGAAAGAACCTGCCAGGCAAGGGCTCTGACTTTCACCAGGCTGGAGGGCTCAGCAGGGAGCGGGGCTCCAGCTAAGAGCAGCATGGGGAAGTGGGCAGCCCAGAAGCAGGCAGCTTTGCCCCCACACAGGCAGAGGGGGCAGTCTTACTTCATGCGGATCTTGCGGGCCATGGCTCGAAGCTCATCTTCGCGCTCCTGTGGCAGAGATGGCTGTGAGGCGGGGTCCGGGGCACGGGGCACAGGCCATCCCCTGGCTCCCCCCCTTACCTGGCGCTCATGCTCCTGCTGGATCATCTTCTCCTGAGCTGCCTTCTTATCTGCCTTGACTGTGCAGAGAGAGGAAAACAGTGGCTGAGGGGTGCTCGATGTGGAAGCTGAGCCCAGAGGAGCCCAGCCGACTGCCGTGACCCTTGGCGTGGTGCAGCAGGGAAGCGTGCCCACCCACTCCTCCCCAAGGCTAGGCTGGAGGAAAGAACGGCTAGGAAGGTGGGAACATACACTGCCTGTTCAGTGCCTTCTGCATCCTCAGCTTCAGCTTCTCCTGCGGTGTCAACttgggctggggaagggggagaagAGGTGGGAGAGGGGGTGGGTGTCCTGGAGCTCCCACAACCCACCTCATCCAAGAGCCTGGGACTTGTGGGGGAAcatgggcaggaggggcaggctgCAGACCCCCACCACAGGGTCCAGGAGGTCCAAGACACTTGGAGCCCCAGTGGACAGTGAGGCAGGGAGGGGACGTGGATCTCATAGGGGCAGAGCCCCCCAAGTCCCCCTTAACCCCCAGGGCTGGATCTCCCGGCCCACCCAGGCCCCCCTGCAGGCCCACCGGGCCCAGCTCTCGGGCACTGCTGCTGGCGGGAGTTAGACGGGCGAGTTCCAAATTCTTACTGACTTTGGCAGCTCCTGTCTCTTTACCAGCAGCAGGTTCAgtcctgggaggaggaaagggcAGCTGCCACCTTGACCCCACTGAGCAGCCTCATGATGGCCCTCAGGCTGTCCGGAGGGATCATGTCCCCCTTGCATGCCCTCATCTGTGGCCAGGTGTGACTGTGACACTCTCAGCTGTGGTCCCCTCAGATCCACCCACCCAGGTAAGGGTCTTGGCCCCTCAGGCCTCCCAGGGAAGGGCAGCGGGCCTCTGGCCAAAATCCTCTTCCCCAAGCCTGGCCCCTGCTCactttttcagcttctcgccCACGGCGGGGGACGCTGCCGGCCTGGCCAGCTTCTCCCGTGGGGGCGACGGTGAGTGACTTGGGCTGCGGCTGCGGCTGCGGCTGCGGCTGGGGCTGTGGGATGGGCTGCGACTACGACTGCGGCtgcggctggggctggggctggggctgcggcTCCGTGTCAGGCTGCGGCTGCGGGACGGGCTGAGGGACCAGCTGCTGCGGCTACGGCTGTGGCTGCTGCTGTGGTGCCTGGGGCCCCGGCCACCCCGTCGGTGCCGGTCCCCGGAGCGGGAGCGGCTCCTGGGGGCACAGCAGGGCGTGAGGCTCCAGGGCCCCAGCCATGCTCCTGGCTCCCAGTTTAGCATCCTCCCACAAGGCCCTGTAGTCAGTCTGGGTGACTCTCCACCTCCCTCCTGTCACTTTCCCTTGGAAATGCCCAGCTGCTCCCTGGCCTCACTGTTTCTAAACAAGAGACGACCCTCTGGGTACAAGTGCCCCCAAAGCAGCTCTTCATTTCTCAATCACCAGACACCCACTTCCCCAGGAAGGCAGGACCTGGTCAGCTCCCCTCCCGACACACTGTGTCCAGCTCCAGGCACCCAGGAATGACCTCACCTACACCCTTACCATCTTGCCTTGCTGGGGGCCCAGGGTCTCAACACCAGTGGAGACCACCCCTTGGTCCACTGTCCCCACCAGCCCGCAGCAGACCCACAGGACACAGCTCATCCTCTCTGCTCAGAGCTCTGAGGGCTCACCCACATGGCATTCTCCATGTGGCCAgaccctcctttctccctctgccttttTCCTGTTACTGCCTGGGTCAGGAGACAGGGAATGACCTGGAAGCCAAATCTAGGCCACACACTGATTCTGTTGGGgctgtgggtttttaaaaaattcagaccTGCTGGCAATATCAAGAAAAGAACCATCGTTTAGAAATCCAGACGCTCAACTTCTTGAGAAATCAGAACACTGGGCAACACTGGGGGAGCCACTGAGCCCATCGGATGGGATGTCCGCTCCCAATTTGCCAGGATCCACCTGCCCCTCTATTTTACCTGCCTGACCCTGTAGGTAGACGCTGCTGAGATCCAAGAAGCACTAACACAGGTAACAATGCTAATGACAGCTAACAGCACTTACCAAGTGCCAGGCCATGTACTGAGCACTCACACGACTGCCAACCAAGGGGATACTACCTCTGTCTTACAGACAAAACACAAGGCCCCAAAAGCTCACTAACAGGGCCAGAATTTACACCCAGGAGGTGGCTCTGCCATCCAAGTTCTCATCCACCAGGTTACATTGTTTTTCCACAAGCTGCTCTGAACCTCCGGGGGAAGAGGACCAGAGAGATGTTTTGGTCCCTACACACTATTTCTTACTCATCTGAGGCACTGGCCTCAAGCCCCACGTCCTCTGCAAAGGGCTGCCTTGACTttgccagccccctccccacccacttgcATGCACATGGGCATGCCTCCCCACAGTGCACCAGACCTGAAGGTCGGGTCCCCAGTGCAAACCACAGGACACCGTGGAGTGTCCATGCACCTTGCCAGTGGGGCCTGGGAACTCCCTGGGAGAAGAGCAGCTCAGTGTCCTGTCCCTACTGTGTCCCTGAGAGGGTAGCtgtgcccaccccacctcaccacaCTTGGAGCTCCTGCACAGGGCTGGCACAGCTCCCTGCAAGCCAGGTGCCTCTGCCTTGCCTCCCTGACATGGGGTCCATGCCACCACAGGTCCCACCCCCACACACCTGCTTCTGCGCCGTGGTCCGTAGCCGCCGCGCCGGGCAGGCGAGCGGGAGTAGCGGCGACCGTCTCTGGAGCCCCCGCCCGAGTGCCGCCGGCCACGGCTACAGCTGCGGGACCGTGAATAGCGGCGGGAGCGGGAGCGGGAACGGGACCAGGACCGGGAGCGCGAGCGGACATGGCGGCCAGAGCGGTAGTAGCCCCCACCACGGCGGGAGCGGGAGCTGGAGCGGGAGCTGGAGCGGGAGCTGGAGGTCCtcgaggcggaggaggaggaggaggaggaggaggagcggcgGCTGCAGGTGGGGTGGAGGCCGGTCAGCATGGGCCTTGGCCTTGGGCCCCCACTGCCCTGGCCCCCCCCAACGGTGGCCGGGGCATAGGGCGGACAGCGTGAGCGTTACCGACCGGGCGCTGGTATTGCGTCCCGGTGCGGGGCCGCCAGGCTGGGGGGCTGCGGGGGGCTTCCCTGGGGCGGCCCCTGATGCAGCTGCCGCAGCCGCAGCCGCAGCTGCCTCCTCATCACTGCCCCCAAAGCTGGTGATGAATGTGATCTTCTCCTCACGGCCTGGGGTCGGGGAGCGGGAGCGGGAACGGGACTCGGAGCTGGATTCGGAGGGTGACctgcagagaagggagggggTGCTCAAACACCAGGCTCCTGGAGCCTGCCCGCCGACCAACGAAACAAACACCAGACAGCTGACGGTAAGGTCCAAGCAACACCAGACACCCAGTCAATGGCCAGAAAGACACCCTACTGTACAAAGATTTGATTCATGACCAGAGACTTTTCAAAATAACTAAGAAAGACAAGAAATTGATTGTATGTGGCTGCTTGCTAAAAGTGATGCACAGATCTATACTTAAAATGTAGAAAGAGCTCCTTGCTACGTATGTCAAATCAGAGGGACTGACATGTGAAATGTGGTCAGTTTCATTTGGTAATTTAAAGTATGATATCCCCCACTGATATCACCAGGTACTGAGCACTCGGCTGTGTCAGACCTCACACAAGGTGTACATGGGCCTCATCGCACTTGTCCTCCCCAAAGCCCCCAAAGGCAGGTGCCCCCCATCCCATCCTGAAGAGGGAACTGGGGTCAGCTGAGGGGTGTCCGCCTGCAAAGCCCTGGCCCTGACCACTCTGCATCCAGGAGACACCCGTGCGCATGGCCAGACCTTCCGTGACTGTTATTCCCACTGGTTATTTCTGGGATTTCACGTTAAAGATAAAAAGACTTTTGATTTCTTAGTCATGCCTCCCTGCTATGTTTGGTCATTTCTAACACAAGACTACattatgtttaaattaaaaatttttaaaggttcagatttaaagaaaaaaaatttgggaATTCAGCCTAACattctagaaaacagaaaaatgatttgGACCCACAGCTGACACCAGGTGCTAAGACCCCCTAAACATGTCACTCAGTCTGTGATCTCAGGGCAGTCAACAGGGTGggggtgccccccaccccatcctcgCCACCCCTGCCCCTCCACAGGTGGTTTGCTGGCTgcagctcccccagcccctgggaacTCACCGCTTATAAGGGTCATAGGTGGGGCTGTCTCGGCGGGCATAGCTGTGGAGAGGAGAACAGGGTGtgagtggttaccatgggggaggagttggggagggtgaggggataaaggggcagacAATCTCAATAGTGTAAGTTGATCACagagatggaagtgcagcattGAGAATATAGCCaaaggttctgtaacatcttcctatgctgacaagagtaaccacactagttggggtgaggatttaataatgtgtgtaattgttgaaccactgtgttgtacacctgaaaccaaaataagattatatatcaacgatatttcaattaaaaaaaaaagaaagaattgagtGTGACAAGAGGGGACTTAGGGTATGAGTGGACATGGAACTGTGCTCAGGCCTCCAACCCAGGTGCCCAAGGCCAGGCACCAGGCACAGCAAGAAGGGGGATTCCAGTCAAGCTACGGGCCCTGTCTTGATCCCTCTGCAGGTCCCGACTCAGATCTGTCCAAAGCCTGAACCTCAGCCTCACCTCAGAAGGCCCCAGAACCATCCTGATCTCAGCAACAAGCAGCCTCAATCACACTTAACCCCCAGACCCCAGACTGGAGGCATCCCTCTTCCCATTCCAAGTCCCTGGTTCTGTTCATTGGGTCCTGGCTTACAGATGATGATGGTTATAGCCAGAAGAGCTAACACATCTTAGATGGCTATTTTGTGCCAGACATTAGCACTCTACACTGAACTCAGTGCTCTTGGGAACAACTGTCTGACATGGGTATTGTGATTATTCATACTTCCCagctgaggaaattgaggcccagagaggtaaagTCACGTGCTCAGGGTTACACAGATCTCAAATGAAGGAGCCGGGATTCCACCCAGGCCAGGTGTCCCTGAGCCCACGTTTT encodes:
- the ZNF296 gene encoding zinc finger protein 296, translating into MSRRKAGCTPRRVDPAPAANPDDELEMPNLVIEMKTEPLARPLQAPGFGLFSPKETPASGHFEGEPCHSSGHAPAGGPLHALGARNQWALWTPLVPSLLDRQPWTDKHPDLLTCGRCLQTFPLEAITAFMDHKKLGCQLLRGPSPCQGSERKDPKALSCLRCGREFMGAWKLLRHAQWDHGLSIYQTEVEAPEAPLLGLAEVAAAMSAVVGLEAEAQGSQVSSVPRRSSTCPVCKKTLSSFSNLKVHMRSHTGERPYACDQCPYTCTQSSKLNRHKKTHRQLLPQIPCTATASQEQASATAPPEPAAHAAAPASTLPCRGGEGAGAAATAGVQEPGAPGGGAQVGPGGDRWGATTKEQRPDPAKSQKTSPKKTPKPVGKSRGPGGSCEFCGKHFTNSSNLTVHRRSHTGERPYTCELCSYACAQSSKLNRHRRMHGLGPGCTRFECPHCCVPFGLRATLDKHLRQKHPEVGGEA
- the CLASRP gene encoding CLK4-associating serine/arginine rich protein isoform X1, coding for MWHEARKHERKLRGMMVDYKKRAERRREYYEKIKKDPAQFLQVHGRACKVHLDSAVALAAESPVNMMPWQGDTNNMIDRFDVRAHLDHIPDYTPPLLTTISPEQESDERKCNYERYRGLVQNDFAGISEEQCLYQIYIDELYGGLQRPSEDEKKKLAEKKASIGYTYEDSTVAEVEKVAEKPEEEESPAEEESNSDEDEVIPDIDVEVDVDELNQEQVADLNKQATTYGMADGDFVRMLRKDKEEAEAIKHAKALEEEKAMYSGRRSRRQRREFREKRLRGRKISPPSYARRDSPTYDPYKRSPSESSSESRSRSRSPTPGREEKITFITSFGGSDEEAAAAAAAAAASGAAPGKPPAAPQPGGPAPGRNTSARRRSSSSSSSSSASRTSSSRSSSRSSSRSRRGGGYYRSGRHVRSRSRSWSRSRSRSRRYSRSRSCSRGRRHSGGGSRDGRRYSRSPARRGGYGPRRRSRSRSRSGDRHRRGGRGPRHHSSSHSRSRSSWSLSPSRSRSLTRSRSPSPSPSRSRSRSRSPSHSPSRSRSRSRSPSHSPSPPREKLARPAASPAVGEKLKKTEPAAGKETGAAKPKLTPQEKLKLRMQKALNRQFKADKKAAQEKMIQQEHERQEREDELRAMARKIRMKERERREKEREEWERQYSRQSRSPSPRYSREYSSSRRRSRSRSRSPHYRH
- the CLASRP gene encoding CLK4-associating serine/arginine rich protein isoform X2 is translated as MKRSRRTQHSSCRCMAELARMPWQGDTNNMIDRFDVRAHLDHIPDYTPPLLTTISPEQESDERKCNYERYRGLVQNDFAGISEEQCLYQIYIDELYGGLQRPSEDEKKKLAEKKASIGYTYEDSTVAEVEKVAEKPEEEESPAEEESNSDEDEVIPDIDVEVDVDELNQEQVADLNKQATTYGMADGDFVRMLRKDKEEAEAIKHAKALEEEKAMYSGRRSRRQRREFREKRLRGRKISPPSYARRDSPTYDPYKRSPSESSSESRSRSRSPTPGREEKITFITSFGGSDEEAAAAAAAAAASGAAPGKPPAAPQPGGPAPGRNTSARRRSSSSSSSSSASRTSSSRSSSRSSSRSRRGGGYYRSGRHVRSRSRSWSRSRSRSRRYSRSRSCSRGRRHSGGGSRDGRRYSRSPARRGGYGPRRRSRSRSRSGDRHRRGGRGPRHHSSSHSRSRSSWSLSPSRSRSLTRSRSPSPSPSRSRSRSRSPSHSPSRSRSRSRSPSHSPSPPREKLARPAASPAVGEKLKKTEPAAGKETGAAKPKLTPQEKLKLRMQKALNRQFKADKKAAQEKMIQQEHERQEREDELRAMARKIRMKERERREKEREEWERQYSRQSRSPSPRYSREYSSSRRRSRSRSRSPHYRH